One Salvelinus namaycush isolate Seneca chromosome 29, SaNama_1.0, whole genome shotgun sequence genomic region harbors:
- the LOC120023969 gene encoding glial fibrillary acidic protein-like gives MSRSPERMSSYRRHFEGALASSSASYQVRVSSPSPTRRDVRHRSASYSRSGGTMGRRNPSSSRKSRMTSSVSMGALCLGMNMGLGPSLDLDAAAAENQEFMSTRTGERQEMVALNDRLAIYIEKVRTLEGQNKLLEAEIDALKNRYMKPSGLRQLYEGQLRELHRIAEQMRVQRDLAVAAKGAMAGQVEVLKVKYEEALEARKNAELEIEAFRPDVDRATSARIGLEKQLENLEVELAFLTRVHKEEIEELMQQIYVVVAKVDMTFALPDLSSALKQIQSQYDSIAARNLQEMDTWYKSKFQDLNNVTTKHVQSVRSVREEIASYKKDSLNLERELESMKTRNESLEVQIRDAVARHKKEEETMRERIEGLKLELMVMKEKIALLLREYQELLNVKMALEIEITTYRALIEGEDTRLSTMVQSMSLGGGRGVAIRASSTSASVSAASVSGYGAGLGRAPGNGYGGTKEAPGGTVISPESQTESFEEQSVEMTERKTLLIRTVKTDDMYESDTQECTITISGAADDTDED, from the exons ATGAGTCGCAGCCCAGAAAGGATGTCTTCTTACCGCCGCCACTTCGAGGGCGCCCTTGCCTCCTCCTCTGCTTCCTACCAGGTGCGGGTTTCGAGCCCTTCACCGACCCGAAGGGATGTACGTCACCGCTCTGCCAGCTACAGTCGCAGCGGTGGAACCATGGGGAGGAGAAACCCCTCCAGCAGCCGCAAATCCCGTATGACCAG CAGTGTGAGTATGGGGGCCCTGTGCTTAGGAATGAACATGGGCCTGGGGCCCAGCCTGGACCTGGATGCAGCTGCAGCGGAGAACCAAGAATTCATGAGCACCCGCACCGGCGAGAGGCAGGAGATGGTGGCCCTCAACGACCGCCTGGCTATCTACATCGAGAAG GTGCGTACTCTGGAGGGGCAGAACAAGCTGCTGGAGGCTGAGATTGATGCTCTGAAGAACCGCTATATGAAGCCGTCTGGGCTGAGACAGCTCTACGAGGGACAGCTGAGAGAGCTCCACCGGATCGCGGAGCAGATGAGAGTGCAGAGG GACCTGGCTGTAGCGGCCAAGGGGGCCATGGCAGGACAGGTGGAGGTGCTCAAGGTCAAATATGAGGAGGCTCTTGAGGCCAGGAAGAATGCAGAGTTGGAGATCGAAGCCTTCCGCCCC GATGTGGATAGAGCCACCTCGGCCCGTATCGGCCTGGAGAAACAGCTGGAGAACCTGGAGGTGGAGCTGGCCTTCCTGACCAGAGTTCACAAAGAG GAAATTGAGGAACTGATGCAGCAGATCTACGTGGTGGTGGCGAAGGTGGACATGACCTTTGCCCTTCCTGACCTCTCCTCCGCCCTCAAACAAATCCAGTCCCAGTACGACAGCATCGCTGCCAGAAACCTACAG GAGATGGACACTTGGTACAAGTCAAAGTTCCAGGACCTGAACAATGTGACAACCAAACACGTTCAAAGCGTTCGAAGTGTGAGAGAGGAAATCGCAAGTTACAAGAAAGAT agcTTAAACCTGGAGCGTGAGTTGGAGTCTATGAAAACGAGAAATGAGTCTCTGGAGGTTCAGATTCGTGACGCTGTGGCGAGACACAAGAAAGAAGAGGAGACAATGCGT GAGCGTATTGAGGGGCTGAAGCTGGAGCTGATGGTGATGAAGGAGAAGATAGCTCTGCTGCTGAGAGAGTACCAGGAGCTGCTCAACGTCAAGATGGCCCTGGAGATTGAGATCACCACCTACAG GGCGCTGATCGAAGGCGAGGACACCCGTCTCAGCACCATGGTACAGAGCATGTCCCtgggtggaggaagaggtgtggcCATCAGAGCTAGCTCCACCTCTGCCTCGGTTAGCGCCGCCTCTGTCAGCGGATACGGGGCCGGGCTGGGCAGAGCCCCTGGTAATGGATACGGAGGTACCAAAGAGGCCCCTGGTGGGACGGTGATTTCACCAGAGAGCCAGACGGAGAGCTTCGAGGAACAGTCAGTGGAGATGACTGAGCGGAAGACTCTTCTCATCAG AACAGTTAAGACAGATGACATGTATGAGAGCGACACACAGGAATGCACCATTACCATCTCTGGAGCTGCTGACGACACAGACGAGGACTAG